A single Phoenix dactylifera cultivar Barhee BC4 chromosome 1, palm_55x_up_171113_PBpolish2nd_filt_p, whole genome shotgun sequence DNA region contains:
- the LOC103696724 gene encoding protein IQ-DOMAIN 1 isoform X2, with amino-acid sequence MGLSGGLVRRVFLKTRSSSSIRNSNERNFGVDKTRWCSVRHYLCGDEFNSSPAEDDLSSVEGSEATATQHLIETSRDEESPPGFQLEEHEEASTKEGNPPATLLSPEDAAVFIQSAFRGFMARQLYEEIRKSCEGDHIEGSENPSGASAAASTEAQVGDSVKNLSLQEKSVIIPHKVQHKAQTQVYRVKEKWDNSTVSSNVLKLKIQNRLEATTRRERALAYAFSQQLRTCSAKKKSTQSDSKEPNMGWSWLERWMATRMPENSLAEDCLNKHFDSISTYQRSAMIKKRLDVAIEEKESCGSNDVSVNFDSSTTPQTPRDGYRPVKSRKKATRSMLRRRTVLDYNYMTRSSKVSKRDSLKEVEKEKRCKQVQPKNKVELHAEASQVPSDYWMNSCI; translated from the exons ATGGGTCTGTCTGGGGGTCTGGTGAGGAGAGTCTTCTTGAAGACTCGATCTTCTTCGAGCATACGCAATAGCAAT GAGAGGAATTTTGGAGTAGATAAGACTCGGTGGTGTTCGGTCAGACACTACCTTTGTGGAGATGAATTCAATTCATCTCCAGCAGAGGATGATTTATCCTCTGTTGAGGGTTCTGAAGCAACCGCGACGCAGCATTTGATAGAAACTTCAAGAGATGAAGAGAGTCCTCCAGGATTCCAATTAGAAGAGCATGAAGAAGCAAGTACGAAAGAAGGGAACCCACCTGCAACGTTGTTGAGTCCAGAAGATGCAGCTGTCTTCATCCAATCAGCTTTCAGAGGCTTCATG GCAAGGCAGTTATATGAAGAAATCAGAAAATCATGTGAAGGAGATCATATTGAAGGATCCGAGAATCCAAGTGGGGCATCGGCGGCTGCATCCACTGAAGCCCAAGTAGGAGATTCTGTTAAAAATCTTAGTCTTCAAGAGAAGAGTGTCATAATTCCGCACAAGGTGCAGCACAAAGCTCAGACACAGGTATACAGGGTGAAG GAAAAGTGGGATAATAGCACTGTCAGTAGCAACGTattgaaattaaaaatccaaAACAGACTTGAAGCAACAACAAGACGTGAGAGAGCTCTAGCCTATGCCTTCTCTCAGCAG CTGAGAACTTGCTCTGCCAAAAAGAAATCAACCCAGTCTGATTCAAAGGAGCCCAACATGGGATGGAGCTGGCTCGAGAGATGGATGGCCACCCGCATGCCGGAAAATTCCTTGGCAGAGGACTGTTTGAACAAGCACTTTGATTCCATTTCCACTTACCAGAGATCAGCAATGATCAAGAAGAGATTGGACGTAGCCATTGAGGAAAAGGAAAGTTGTGGTTCTAATGATGTATCTGTGAACTTTGATAGTTCTACCACACCTCAGACACCTAGAGATGGCTACAGACCAGTTAAAAGCAGGAAGAAGGCCACAAGAAGTATGTTGCGAAGAAGAACAGTGCTGGATTATAATTATATGACACGGTCAAGCAAG GTAAGCAAGAGGGACTCTTTGAAAGAAgttgagaaggagaagagatgcAAGCAAGTGCAACCAAAGAACAAAGTGGAGCTACATGCAGAAGCTTCTCAAGTTCCCTCAGACTACTGGATGAACAGTTGTATATAA
- the LOC103696724 gene encoding protein IQ-DOMAIN 1 isoform X1, translating to MGLSGGLVRRVFLKTRSSSSIRNSNQERNFGVDKTRWCSVRHYLCGDEFNSSPAEDDLSSVEGSEATATQHLIETSRDEESPPGFQLEEHEEASTKEGNPPATLLSPEDAAVFIQSAFRGFMARQLYEEIRKSCEGDHIEGSENPSGASAAASTEAQVGDSVKNLSLQEKSVIIPHKVQHKAQTQVYRVKEKWDNSTVSSNVLKLKIQNRLEATTRRERALAYAFSQQLRTCSAKKKSTQSDSKEPNMGWSWLERWMATRMPENSLAEDCLNKHFDSISTYQRSAMIKKRLDVAIEEKESCGSNDVSVNFDSSTTPQTPRDGYRPVKSRKKATRSMLRRRTVLDYNYMTRSSKVSKRDSLKEVEKEKRCKQVQPKNKVELHAEASQVPSDYWMNSCI from the exons ATGGGTCTGTCTGGGGGTCTGGTGAGGAGAGTCTTCTTGAAGACTCGATCTTCTTCGAGCATACGCAATAGCAAT CAGGAGAGGAATTTTGGAGTAGATAAGACTCGGTGGTGTTCGGTCAGACACTACCTTTGTGGAGATGAATTCAATTCATCTCCAGCAGAGGATGATTTATCCTCTGTTGAGGGTTCTGAAGCAACCGCGACGCAGCATTTGATAGAAACTTCAAGAGATGAAGAGAGTCCTCCAGGATTCCAATTAGAAGAGCATGAAGAAGCAAGTACGAAAGAAGGGAACCCACCTGCAACGTTGTTGAGTCCAGAAGATGCAGCTGTCTTCATCCAATCAGCTTTCAGAGGCTTCATG GCAAGGCAGTTATATGAAGAAATCAGAAAATCATGTGAAGGAGATCATATTGAAGGATCCGAGAATCCAAGTGGGGCATCGGCGGCTGCATCCACTGAAGCCCAAGTAGGAGATTCTGTTAAAAATCTTAGTCTTCAAGAGAAGAGTGTCATAATTCCGCACAAGGTGCAGCACAAAGCTCAGACACAGGTATACAGGGTGAAG GAAAAGTGGGATAATAGCACTGTCAGTAGCAACGTattgaaattaaaaatccaaAACAGACTTGAAGCAACAACAAGACGTGAGAGAGCTCTAGCCTATGCCTTCTCTCAGCAG CTGAGAACTTGCTCTGCCAAAAAGAAATCAACCCAGTCTGATTCAAAGGAGCCCAACATGGGATGGAGCTGGCTCGAGAGATGGATGGCCACCCGCATGCCGGAAAATTCCTTGGCAGAGGACTGTTTGAACAAGCACTTTGATTCCATTTCCACTTACCAGAGATCAGCAATGATCAAGAAGAGATTGGACGTAGCCATTGAGGAAAAGGAAAGTTGTGGTTCTAATGATGTATCTGTGAACTTTGATAGTTCTACCACACCTCAGACACCTAGAGATGGCTACAGACCAGTTAAAAGCAGGAAGAAGGCCACAAGAAGTATGTTGCGAAGAAGAACAGTGCTGGATTATAATTATATGACACGGTCAAGCAAG GTAAGCAAGAGGGACTCTTTGAAAGAAgttgagaaggagaagagatgcAAGCAAGTGCAACCAAAGAACAAAGTGGAGCTACATGCAGAAGCTTCTCAAGTTCCCTCAGACTACTGGATGAACAGTTGTATATAA
- the LOC103696726 gene encoding serine/threonine-protein phosphatase PP-X isozyme 2 codes for MSDLDRQIEQLKRCEPLKESEVKALCLKAMEILVEESNVQRVDAPVTICGDIHGQFYDMKELFKVGGDCPKTNYLFLGDFVDRGFYSVETFLLLLALKVRYPDRITLIRGNHESRQITQVYGFYDECLRKYGSVNVWRYCTEIFDFLSLSALIENKIFSVHGGLSPAISTLDQIRTIDRKQEVPHDGAMCDLLWSDPEDVVDGWGLSPRGAGFLFGGNVVTSFNHTNNIDYICRAHQLVMEGYKWMFNKQIVTVWSAPNYCYRCGNVAAILELDENLDSQFRVFDAAPHEARGVPSKKPAPDYFL; via the exons atGTCGGACTTGGATCGGCAAATAGAACAGCTGAAGCGATGCGAGCCGCTCAAAGAGTCGGAGGTGAAGGCGCTATGCCTAAAGGCCATGGAGATCCTTGTCGAGGAGAGCAACGTCCAGAGGGTCGACGCCCCCGTCACC ATATGTGGAGACATTCATGGACAGTTTTATGATATGAAAGAATTATTCAAAGTTGGGGGCGACTGTCCAAAGACTAATTACTTGTTTCTAGGGGATTTTGTTGACCGAGGGTTTTATTCTGTCGAAACATTTCTGCTTTTGCTAGCGTTGAAG GTTAGGTATCCAGACCGTATAACTCTCATCCGAGGAAATCATGAGAGCCGGCAGATCACACAG GTTTATGGATTCTATGATGAGTGTCTCCGCAAATATGGGTCAGTAAATGTATGGAGATATTGCACAGAAATATTTGACTTCTTAAG TCTATCAGCACTCATCGAGAACAAAATTTTTAGTGTCCATGGGGGGCTATCTCCTGCCATTTCGACATTAGATCAG ATTAGAACAATAGACCGGAAGCAGGAAGTGCCTCATGATGGGGCTATGTGTGATCTTCTGTGGTCAGATCCAGAAGATGTTGTTGATGGTTGGGGTTTGAGTCCTCGGGGTGCTGGCTTCCTGTTTGGTGGAAATGTGGTTACATCCTTTAACCACACAAACAATATTGATTACATATGTCGGGCACATCAACTAGTGATGGAAGGATATAAATGGATGTTTAATAAGCAGATTGTAACAGTCTGGTCTGCTCCAAATTACTGTTACAG ATGTGGTAATGTGGCGGCCATCCTTGAGCTGGATGAGAACCTGGACAGCCAGTTTCGTGTGTTTGACGCCGCACCACAT GAAGCAAGAGGAGTTCCTTCTAAGAAACCAGCCCCTGATTACTTCCTCTGA
- the LOC120104218 gene encoding uncharacterized protein LOC120104218 yields MELRDIAAQLKSLEVDMSETFLVHFVLNSLPMEYAPFKISCNTHTEKWTMNQLLAMCVDEEQRIKQERQESVYLTSHKGKGHKEVGGTSHHIPVKKKKMKVSAKVTDKRQIKCFFCKKQGHLKKDCIKYKKWLEKKGIVEQKNSNGK; encoded by the exons ATGGAATTACGTGACATCGCTGCCCAATTAAAATCATTGGAAGTAGACATGTCAGAAACTTTTCTTGTACACTTTGTCCTTAATTCTCTGCCTATGGAGTATGCACCATTTAAGATCTCATGCAACACACATACAGAAAAATGGACTATGAATCAACTTCTAGCCATGTGTGTTGATGAGGAGCAGAGAATAAAACAAGAGAGGCAAGAGAGTGTTTATCTCACCTCTCATAAGGGAAAAGGACATAAAGAGGTCGGCGGTACCAGTCATCATATTCctgttaagaagaagaaaatgaaagtgtcaGCCAAAGTGACTGACAAAAGGCAaataaagtgcttcttctgtaagaaacagggacatttgaaaaaggactgcatcaagtacaagaaatggctcgaaaagaaag GGATTGTTGAACAAAAGAATTCCAACGGAAAGTGA
- the LOC103713576 gene encoding transcription initiation factor TFIID subunit 6 — protein MSIVPKETIEVIAQSIGIANLSTDVALALAPDVEYRLREIMQEAIKCMRHSKRTVLTADDVDSALSLRNVEPLYGFASGDPLRFKRAVGHKDLFYIDDKDVDLKDVINAPLPKAPLDSGVVAHWLAIEGVQPAIPENAPVEAIVAPSENKRSEHGKEDGLPVDIKLPVKHVLSRELQLYFDKITELIVSRSDSILFKEALESLATDSGLHPLVPYFSYFIADEVTRSLNDLPLLFALMRVVRSLLRNPHIHIEPYLHQLMPSMITCIVAKRLGHRIADNHWELRDFAANLVASVCRRFGHVYHNLQYRLTRTLLNAFLDPSKAMTQHYGAIQGLAALGPSVVRVLILPQLETYMQLLEPEMQLEKQKNEMKRKEAWHVYGALLCAAGKCLYERVKLFPSLLHPPTRQFWRSNGRVATKMPNKRKASSSHLLQQPALKKLASDGTAGSIPPISMTTSMQAAADGFPTPSESGIRPSSSTGQLSNESISGGSRKEKSGGKAPTPSTVLAQAWKEDLDAGHLMASLFELFGEGIFSFIQPVEMSFFL, from the exons ATGAGCATCGTTCCAAAGGAGACGATCGAGGTCATCGCGCAGAGCATCGGCATCGCCAACCTCTCCACTGATGTCGCCCTCGCTCTCGCCCCCGACGTCGAGTACCGCCTCCGTGAGATCATGCAG GAGGCGATCAAGTGTATGCGCCACTCGAAGCGGACGGTCTTGACGGCGGACGATGTGGACAGCGCACTTAGTCTGAGGAACGTGGAG CCTCTTTATGGATTTGCATCTGGGGATCCTTTGCGGTTTAAAAGGGCTGTAGGGCATAAGGATCTGTTCTACATTGATGACAAAGATGTGGACTTAAAGGAT GTGATCAATGCACCTCTACCTAAAGCACCACTTGATTCTGGAGTAGTGGCTCACTGGCTAGCTATTGAAGGGGTGCAACCTGCAATTCCCGAAAATGCTCCTGTGGAAG CAATTGTAGCCCCATCAGAGAATAAAAGATCTGAGCACGGCAAAGAAGATGGACTTCCTGTTGATATTAAGCTCCCTGTTAAACATGTATTATCAAGAGAACTTCAG CTCTACTTTGATAAAATCACGGAGCTTATTGTAAGTAGGTCAGATTCAATCCTTTTTAAAGAAGCTTTAGAGAGTTTAGCAACAGATTCAGGGCTTCATCCGCTGGTTCCATATTTTTCATACTTCATTGCAGATGAG GTCACCCGGAGTTTAAATGATCTGCCCCTTTTGTTTGCTCTAATGCGTGTTGTCCGAAGCCTTCTCCGGAATCCACACATTCATATAGAGCCTTAT TTGCATCAGTTGATGCCATCAATGATAACATGCATTGTTGCCAAACGGTTGGGGCATAGGATTGCAGATAACCACTGGGAACTAAGAGACTTTGCTGCAAATTTAGTAGCTTCAGTGTGCAGAAG ATTTGGTCATGTGTATCACAATCTTCAATATCGGTTGACTAGAACTCTTCTCAATGCTTTTCTGGATCCATCTAAAGCTATGACACAACATTACGGTGCCATTCAAGGGCTTGCTGCATTGGGACCCAGTGTG GTTCGTGTTCTCATTCTACCACAGCTGGAGACGTATATGCAGCTTTTAGAGCCAGAGATGCAACTAGAGAAGCAGAAGAATGAGATGAAGAGGAAAGAAGCTTGGCATGTCTATGGTGCCTTGCTG TGCGCTGCTGGTAAATGTCTGTATGAACGGGTCAAGTTGTTCCCTTCTTTGCTTCATCCACCAACACGTCAATTTTGGAGGAGTAATGGAAGAGTTGCAACTAAAATGCCAA ATAAACGCAAGGCAAGTAGCAGTCACTTGCTGCAGCAGCCAGCCCTCAAAAAACTTGCATCTGATGGCACAGCGGGTTCAATCCCTCCCATTTCCATGACAACCAGCATGCAAGCGGCAGCAGACGGGTTTCCAACTCCAAGTGAGTCTGGCATTAGGCCATCCTCTTCCACAGGGCAGTTATCCAATGAGAGCATCTCTGGTGGAAGCAGAAAGGAAAAGAGTGGTGGCAAAGCTCCAACGCCATCCACTGTCTTGGCCCAAGCTTGGAAGGAGGACTTGGATGCGGGCCATCTCATGGCATCTCTATTTGAGTTGTTTGGTGAAGGCATTTTCTCATTCATTCAGCCAGTAGAAATGTCATTCTTTCTGTAA